A single genomic interval of Daucus carota subsp. sativus chromosome 1, DH1 v3.0, whole genome shotgun sequence harbors:
- the LOC108204294 gene encoding sister chromatid cohesion 1 protein 4 isoform X2: MDGVAYSTSQFGLDERFGDGDTSGLDLDEELFLSKVAAGHDELTFNSGTDPQSSVKPMSSFNHEGIDEMTEKSKIMNTSTSKHIEENDGNNSNSYQIEYDQAPRTPGLLEEPNLSNIQETSACDDHLESENQNLTDLAGKENLKNASSNSDLYLVHKNVANDLLGSRVETDLPSMFSPTSGDPVGAIAVENNSSLNTCLAPSIPKGVEDVQNGNHSNHNCHVSFADKTCEDCQELQEVRPGEHNIGNPNLSITSEPVSEGILKENEILYKVELSNNVESEVDIMQSCLLDNAMKSNKEFNGTSEHEKSETQDKTDKSRDMLESGGSVHDLVSCNEETNQIESSGAPIIPFEVAGSCPETLEREEDPFSVKLSTVVRGEECGEGDGLKQVAEGNHTAVEVPCNKLKDKAENVTALDCQLETINSSVCSDFPAPEKLLSVPEADALNNVSMGTTPAQMFAQNDGSNDTSVTIIGKKRSFTESSLTMQSLTSVDSSAIVRHKTTPESVPADDDLLSSILVGRKSFALKVKETPQQGLPYLKRHRAAPRSSASKRKVLMDDMMVLHGDMIRQQLTNTEDIRRLRKKAPCTRPEILMIQKQFLEDDMFRETLFTGMSLELASLHNETYDFSETKISLDDVTINDASLDFGMNRSMVSLKDKAVTFLGAANDMDLYDEFDSRVAEMGGSSNIMGVRVNNKAQPAQTPVLVESQQGDGQIVGLDLTNDVAEARDIQDLHSETVEMDADAANLKEPVVVCSSSAVDVIGNGVDNRTDGVLHLAADISNEVDASLQVKEPVETTNQEAAVLSIEIDAYTNADKKDLDIDVTVVHDVQKNEEIPVNEMETCAEVQVETDNQADGVAHTEIEPTSLSYLDMGDCSTHILGDEHVMDERRQTDQALIEEDMFLYAEAEYNSKNLERAEYNAKNLERGFCDAENVVNSSDSVMFDVDLRNATYNGTAKEVDIDQVDYNNLEYSTAGNNTDFLNYDDDEGAEADDEDVPNAEEALFIDNSGWSSRTRAVAKYLQTLFDKETEGGSKVLPIDSLLAGKSRKEASRMFFETLVLKTKDYIHVEQTSPYDNINVLPRAKLTKVDF; the protein is encoded by the exons CACTGATCCTCAGTCATCTGTCAAAccaatgtcatcattcaatcatGAGGGAATTGATGAGATGACTGAAAAGTCTAAAATCATGAATACTTCCACCAGT AAGCATATTGAAGAAAATGATGGTAATAACAGTAATTCCTATCAAATTGAGTATGATCAGGCTCCACGCACTCCCGGATTACTTGAAGAGCCAAATTTGTCAAACATTCAAGAGACTTCTGCATGTGATGATCATCTGGAATccgaaaatcaaaatttaacagATTTGGCAGGGAAGGAGAACTTGAAAAATGCTTCTAGTAATTCTGATCTATATCTTGTGCATAAGAATGTGGCGAATGATTTGTTGGGTAGCAGAGTGGAGACTGATTTGCCATCTATGTTCTCCCCTACTTCAGGCGATCCAGTTGGAGCAATAGCTGTGGAGAATAATTCATCACTCAATACTTGCCTGGCTCCTAGTATTCCAAAAGGGGTTGAAGATGTGCAGAATGGTAATCACAGTAACCATAATTGTCATGTTAGCTTCGCTGATAAAACATGTGAAGATTGTCAGGAGTTGCAAGAAGTTAGGCCAGGTGAACATAATATTGGTAACCCTAATTTAAGTATCACCTCCGAGCCAGTCTCGGAAGGTATTTTAAAAGAGAATGAAATATTGTATAAGGTAGAGCTCTCAAATAATGTGGAAAGTGAGGTAGATATCATGCAATCTTGTCTCCTTGACAATGCGATGAAATCAAATAAAGAATTTAATGGTACATCTGAGCATGAAAAGTCAGAAACCCAGGATAAGACTGACAAATCAAGAGATATGTTGGAATCGGGTGGTTCTGTTCATGATCTTGTGTCCTGTAACGAAGAGACGAACCAAATTGAGTCATCTGGCGCTCCCATCATACCGTTTGAAGTTGCTGGATCATGTCCGGAAACTTTAGAAAGGGAAGAGGATCCCTTCTCCGTTAAATTATCCACTGTCGTACGAG GTGAAGAATGTGGTGAAGGTGATGGGTTAAAACAAGTCGCCGAGGGGAACCACACAGCAGTAGAGGTTCCATGTAACAAGTTAAAAGATAAGGCGGAAAATGTAACTGCATTAGACTGCCAGTTAGAAACCATAAATAGTTCCGTATGTTCAGATTTTCCTGCTCCAGAGAAATTGCTGTCTGTACCAGAGGCGGATGCGCTTAACAATGTGTCGATGGGGACTACTCCAGCCCAAATGTTTGCGCAAAATGACGGGAGTAATGATACCAGTGTGACTATTATAGGGAAGAAGCGAAGTTTTACTGAAAGTTCATTAACAATGCAGAGCTTGACTTCAGTTGACTCTTCAGCCATAGTACGTCATAAAACAACTCCGGAATCTGTTCCTGCTGATGATGATCTATTGTCTTCCATATTAG TTGGAAGAAAATCTTTTGCTTTAAAAGTAAAGGAAACTCCACAGCAGGGCCTTCCATATCTGAAACGTCACAGGGCCGCTCCTCGGTCCAGTGCTTCTAAAAGAAAGGTGCTGATGGATGACATGATGGTTTTGCATGGCGA TATGATACGACAACAATTGACAAACACAGAAGATATACGCCGATTACGAAAGAAAGCTCCTTGTACCAGGCCTGAAATATTGATGATCCAGAAACAATTCTTGGAGGATGATATGTTCCGTGAAACTCTTTTCACAG GCATGTCACTGGAATTGGCGTCTCTGCACAATGAAACATATGATTTCAGTGAAACTAAAATCTCTTTGGATGATGTCACTATCAATGATGCTTCTCTTGATTTTGGGATGAACCGAAGCATGGTTTCTCTGAAAGACAAAGCTGTAACTTTCTTAGGAGCAGCAAATGATATGGATCTCTATGATGAGTTTGATTCCAGAGTAGCTGAAATGGGTGGGAGTAGCAATATAATGGGAGTTAGAGTCAACAATAAAGCTCAACCTGCTCAGACTCCTGTGCTTGTGGAGAGCCAGCAGGGTGATGGGCAAATTGTAGGCTTGGATCTGACAAATGATGTAGCAGAAGCTAGAGATATACAAGATTTACATTCAGAAACAGTTGAAATGGACGCTGATGCTGCAAATCTTAAAGAACCTGTTGTAGTTTGTTCCTCATCCGCAGTTGATGTTATTGGAAATGGTGTGGATAACCGGACAGATGGTGTTCTCCACTTGGCCGCTGACATTTCCAATGAGGTAGATGCTTCTTTGCAGGTAAAGGAACCAGTTGAGACGACAAATCAAGAAGCAGCTGTGCTCTCTATTGAGATTGATGCTTATACAAATGCTGACAAAAAGGATCTCGACATAGATGTAACAGTGGTACATGATGTTCAAAAGAATGAGGAAATTCCAGTGAATGAAATGGAAACTTGTGCTGAAGTTCAAGTTGAAACAGATAATCAGGCAGATGGTGTTGCACATACTGAGATTGAACCAACTAGCCTCTCATATCTGGACATGGGTGATTGCAGCACCCATATCCTAGGTGATGAACATGTTATGGATGAAAGAAGACAAACTGATCAAGCGCTAATAGAAGAAGATATGTTCTTATATGCAGAAGCTGAGTATAATTCCAAGAACTTGGAAAGGGCTGAGTATAATGCCAAGAACTTGGAAAGGGGGTTCTGTGACGCAGAAAATGTTGTAAACTCTTCAGATTCAGTTATGTTCGATGTGGATCTCAGAAATGCTACATATAATGGGACCGCAAAAGAAGTTGATATCGATCAAGTCGATTACAAT AATCTTGAGTATTCAACAGCTGGGAATAATACAG ACTTCTTGAATTATGATGATGACGAGGGAGCTGAAGCAGATGATGAAGATGTACCTAATGCTGAAGAAGCACTCTTTATTGACAACAGTGGATGGTCATCCCGTACGAG AGCTGTTGCCAAGTACCTCCAGACCTTGTTTGATAAAGAAACAGAGGGCGGAAGCAAGGTCCTTCCAATTGATAGCCTACTAGCAGGCAAAAGTCGCAAGGAGGCGTCAAGGATGTTTTTTGAAACACTG GTTTTGAAAACGAAGGACTACATTCATGTTGAACAGACGAGTCCTTATGACAATATTAATGTATTACCCCGGGCAAAACTCACCAAAGTAGATTTTTGA